The following proteins are encoded in a genomic region of Dioscorea cayenensis subsp. rotundata cultivar TDr96_F1 chromosome 8, TDr96_F1_v2_PseudoChromosome.rev07_lg8_w22 25.fasta, whole genome shotgun sequence:
- the LOC120267440 gene encoding protein N-lysine methyltransferase METTL21A-like: protein MAANSDDDDQENSPNLLPLLQDQDHSPPSEHYLNSISASLSIRQLRSQGLSFQLWPAAHSLVSLLDSNPQSLLPLNPNLRILELGSGTGLLGLAAAAILRANVTLTDLPHVLPNLRFNADSNADTINSRGGSVQVHQLQWGNCLDADALGGAEAFDAVVASDVVYYEELFDPLLETLRVFVNAEKVFVMGHLRRWKKRDAVFFRKARKVFDVLPVHADAPLPGSRVGVVVYRFKAKKKKMKDSATSCGTTSSEISKFG from the coding sequence ATGGCCGCCAACTCCGATGACGACGATCAAGAGAACTCCCCCAATCTCCTCCCACTCCTCCAAGACCAAGATCACTCTCCTCCATCGGAGCACTACCTCAACTCCATCTCCGCCTCACTATCCATACGCCAACTCCGATCCCAAGGCCTCTCGTTCCAGCTCTGGCCCGCCGCCCACTCCCTCGTCTCTCTCCTCGACTCCAACCCCCAATCGCTTCTCCCTCTCAACCCAAACCTCCGAATCCTCGAGCTCGGCTCTGGCACCGGCCTCCTCGGCCTTGCCGCTGCCGCCATCCTACGCGCCAACGTCACCCTAACCGACCTCCCCCACGTTCTCCCCAATCTCCGCTTCAACGCTGACTCCAACGCCGACACCATCAACTCCCGCGGCGGCTCCGTCCAAGTCCATCAACTCCAGTGGGGCAACTGCCTTGATGCCGACGCCCTCGGCGGCGCGGAGGCCTTCGACGCCGTTGTCGCTTCCGACGTAGTGTACTACGAGGAGTTGTTTGATCCGCTGCTGGAGACGCTGAGGGTGTTCGTGAATGCAGAGAAGGTGTTTGTGATGGGGCATCTGAGAAGGTGGAAGAAGAGGGATGCGGTGTTCTTTCGAAAGGCACGGAAGGTGTTCGACGTTTTGCCTGTTCACGCCGATGCGCCGTTGCCGGGCTCGCGCGTTGGTGTCGTCGTTTATCGATTCaaagccaagaagaagaagatgaaggactCGGCAACGTCTTGTGGTACTACTAGTTCGGAAATTTCTAAATTtggttga